The following are encoded in a window of Flavobacteriales bacterium genomic DNA:
- the pckA gene encoding phosphoenolpyruvate carboxykinase (ATP) — MNEFGLKPKRADLSKLGLGRVGDAYWNLEPAELVEHAILHGQGVLTSTGALAIETGEFTGRSPKDKFCVQDDKTRDTVWWGDVNTPFDPAKFDALYEKMCAYLTGREVYIKDAQACADPDYRMDLRVVAEYPWSAMFAGNMFLRPTRDELDDFEPEWHVVCAPGFHADPEKDGTRQHNFAIISFTRKMIIIGGTGYTGEIKKGIFTVLNYVLPQERGVLSMHCSANIGQDGDTAVFFGLSGTGKTTLSADPDRRLIGDDEHGWSDKGIFNFEGGCYAKCIDLSREKEPQIWDAIKFGAILENIGFKGESTEVDFTDASRTENTRVSYPIHHIDNIAHPSMGGHPKNIFFLTCDAYGVLPPISRLTPGQAMYWFISGYTAKVAGTEAGITEPKTVFSACFGAPFLPLHPTKYADMLGGLMKKHDVRIWLVNTGWSGGAYGIGERIKLKYTRAMITAALRGELDNVAYDEHRIFGLKFPLTCPNVPDKILHARKSWKSESAYMEQAERLAKAFVDNFKRYADGAGPEILEAAPKVAAQA; from the coding sequence ATGAACGAATTCGGTCTGAAACCGAAACGCGCCGACCTCTCAAAACTCGGCCTGGGCCGCGTGGGCGACGCCTATTGGAACCTGGAACCCGCAGAACTCGTCGAGCACGCGATCCTGCACGGCCAGGGCGTACTCACCTCCACTGGCGCGCTCGCCATAGAGACCGGTGAATTCACCGGCCGGAGCCCGAAGGACAAGTTTTGCGTGCAGGACGACAAGACCCGCGACACCGTGTGGTGGGGCGACGTGAACACCCCTTTCGACCCGGCCAAGTTCGATGCGCTGTATGAAAAGATGTGCGCCTACCTCACCGGCCGTGAGGTGTACATCAAGGATGCCCAGGCTTGCGCCGACCCGGACTACCGGATGGACCTGCGTGTGGTGGCCGAGTACCCCTGGAGCGCCATGTTCGCAGGCAACATGTTCCTGCGCCCCACGCGCGATGAATTGGACGACTTCGAGCCCGAGTGGCATGTGGTCTGTGCGCCCGGCTTCCACGCCGACCCTGAGAAGGACGGCACGCGCCAGCACAACTTCGCCATCATCAGCTTCACGAGGAAGATGATCATCATCGGGGGCACGGGCTACACCGGCGAGATCAAGAAGGGCATCTTCACGGTGCTCAACTACGTACTGCCCCAGGAACGTGGCGTGCTCAGCATGCACTGTAGCGCCAACATCGGCCAGGATGGCGACACGGCGGTGTTCTTCGGCCTCAGTGGCACGGGCAAGACCACCCTCAGCGCCGATCCCGATCGCCGCCTCATCGGGGACGACGAGCACGGTTGGAGTGACAAGGGCATCTTCAACTTCGAAGGCGGTTGCTATGCCAAGTGCATCGACCTGAGCCGTGAAAAGGAGCCCCAGATCTGGGACGCGATCAAGTTCGGCGCCATCCTGGAGAACATCGGCTTCAAGGGGGAAAGCACGGAGGTGGATTTCACCGATGCCTCCCGCACGGAGAACACGCGTGTGAGCTACCCGATCCACCACATCGACAACATCGCTCATCCCAGCATGGGAGGGCATCCGAAGAACATCTTCTTCCTCACCTGCGACGCCTATGGCGTGCTGCCACCGATCAGCCGCCTCACGCCGGGCCAGGCCATGTACTGGTTCATCAGCGGCTACACCGCGAAGGTGGCCGGCACGGAAGCGGGCATCACCGAGCCCAAGACCGTTTTCAGCGCCTGCTTCGGTGCGCCCTTCCTTCCACTGCATCCCACGAAGTACGCCGACATGCTGGGCGGGTTGATGAAGAAGCACGATGTGCGCATCTGGTTGGTGAACACCGGGTGGAGCGGTGGTGCCTACGGCATCGGCGAACGTATCAAGCTCAAATACACCCGCGCCATGATCACCGCCGCGCTGCGTGGCGAGTTGGACAACGTGGCCTACGATGAGCACCGCATCTTCGGGCTCAAATTCCCGCTCACCTGCCCGAACGTGCCGGACAAGATCCTGCATGCGCGCAAGTCATGGAAGAGCGAGAGCGCGTACATGGAACAGGCCGAGCGCCTCGCCAAGGCCTTTGTGGACAATTTCAAGCGATACGCCGATGGCGCTGGCCCTGAGATCCTGGAGGCCGCGCCCAAGGTGGCGGCCCAAGCCTGA
- a CDS encoding DUF423 domain-containing protein — MDRASLAWASALLLLGVALGAFGAHGLKPLLGPAALDQWHTAVLYHFIHALGLLGLSSLGERLPDRTHRVVRFAFIGGVICFSGSLYLLSTRTLVGWDHAAAILGPITPLGGLLFMLGWAWLLITALRKADAR; from the coding sequence ATGGATCGCGCATCACTCGCTTGGGCATCGGCCCTGCTGCTGCTCGGTGTGGCATTGGGCGCCTTCGGGGCGCACGGCCTGAAGCCGCTGCTGGGACCCGCCGCCCTGGACCAATGGCACACCGCCGTGCTCTACCATTTCATCCATGCTCTTGGGTTGCTGGGGCTGTCCAGCCTGGGGGAACGGCTGCCCGACCGTACCCATCGCGTTGTGCGGTTCGCCTTCATCGGCGGTGTCATCTGCTTCAGTGGGTCGCTTTACCTGTTGAGCACCAGAACCTTGGTGGGTTGGGACCACGCGGCCGCCATCCTGGGGCCGATCACCCCCTTGGGTGGCCTGCTCTTCATGCTGGGCTGGGCCTGGCTGTTGATAACGGCCCTGCGCAAGGCTGATGCGCGTTAG
- a CDS encoding LPP20 family lipoprotein produces MKTLTTNRSLTVLMTALMLSGAMTACKSKKKVTEKPDPLPAGEVEVIIPCSGPEYFTNDKVFRANNLGESMDQATAKKKAMSNARADLAQAINTQVKGVIDNYVNSREMNNREEVGERYESLMREVVDQRLSGVKTICEKMMKTATNNYKSYVAIELSAQDLLSAYNERLSSDERLRIDYDYEKFKETFDKEMDKLRR; encoded by the coding sequence ATGAAGACCTTGACCACCAACCGATCGCTGACGGTCCTGATGACGGCGCTGATGCTGTCCGGCGCCATGACCGCCTGCAAGAGCAAGAAGAAAGTCACCGAGAAGCCCGATCCCTTGCCCGCCGGTGAGGTGGAAGTGATCATCCCCTGCTCGGGCCCGGAGTACTTCACCAACGACAAGGTGTTCCGCGCGAACAACCTGGGTGAAAGCATGGACCAGGCCACCGCCAAGAAGAAGGCCATGAGCAACGCCCGCGCCGACCTGGCCCAGGCCATCAACACGCAGGTGAAGGGCGTGATCGACAACTACGTGAACAGCCGCGAGATGAACAACCGCGAAGAGGTCGGCGAGCGCTATGAGAGCTTGATGCGCGAGGTGGTCGACCAGCGCCTCTCCGGTGTGAAGACCATCTGCGAGAAGATGATGAAGACGGCCACCAACAACTACAAGAGCTACGTGGCCATCGAGCTCAGCGCCCAGGACCTGCTCAGCGCTTACAATGAGCGCCTTTCCAGTGATGAGCGTCTGCGCATCGACTACGACTACGAGAAGTTCAAGGAGACCTTCGACAAGGAGATGGACAAGCTTCGCCGCTGA
- a CDS encoding LPP20 family lipoprotein, which produces MIRIAFMAALLLVAGCRSRQVVPPPAEDTMSTRPDWVRSRPVSSAYYIGIGLASKSRPDHQETAKKNALNDLASEISVVVEGNSLLYTLDQRVRFDESFTSTIKTRTSEQLEGFDLVGTWENETEYWTYYRLSKSEHARLKAERKARAIGSAKDLLLRARQSLAAGDLRMAFDQDLRALLAMRDHWGENDKVELDGRDISLVNEIYGDLQALTSGIRLGILPERCVLEHARSFRREMLISAQHNGAGGGRDLVQLPLVITYPGQAGMVTEMRSTDASGQLRTTVQRVDVEAQSRELIVRLDIQALVSKEHEPALVKPLVASLTIPEKRAPIDLVMPRVFMRSDETNMSRPANDVGLATVMREELTRRGFRFVDRETDADLLLDLRSSTRMGGEASGFHTAFLDMTYTMRDRDTGHVIHEGGRQGVKGTQLDDLRAGIEAYKRGAQEMRRDLIPALIAALM; this is translated from the coding sequence ATGATCAGGATCGCGTTCATGGCCGCATTGCTCCTGGTGGCAGGATGCCGGAGCAGGCAGGTGGTGCCGCCACCCGCTGAGGACACCATGTCCACGCGGCCCGATTGGGTGCGCTCGCGACCGGTGAGTTCCGCCTACTACATCGGCATCGGTCTGGCTTCCAAGAGCCGGCCCGACCACCAGGAAACGGCCAAGAAGAACGCGCTCAACGACCTGGCCAGCGAGATCAGCGTGGTGGTGGAGGGCAACAGCCTGCTCTACACGCTTGACCAGCGTGTGCGTTTCGACGAGTCCTTCACCAGCACGATCAAGACACGCACCAGTGAGCAACTGGAAGGCTTCGACCTGGTGGGCACTTGGGAGAATGAGACCGAGTATTGGACCTACTACCGCCTTTCGAAGAGCGAACATGCGCGCTTGAAGGCCGAGCGCAAGGCCCGCGCCATCGGATCGGCGAAGGACCTGTTGCTGCGCGCACGGCAGAGTCTCGCTGCGGGCGACCTGCGGATGGCCTTCGATCAGGACCTGCGTGCCCTTCTGGCCATGCGCGATCACTGGGGCGAGAACGACAAAGTGGAACTCGACGGCCGCGACATTTCGCTCGTGAATGAGATCTACGGCGATCTGCAGGCCCTCACCAGTGGTATCCGGCTCGGCATCCTGCCGGAGCGATGCGTGCTGGAGCATGCGCGCTCCTTCCGCCGGGAAATGCTCATCAGCGCCCAGCACAACGGAGCGGGTGGCGGGCGCGATCTGGTGCAACTCCCGCTCGTGATCACCTACCCCGGACAGGCGGGCATGGTCACCGAGATGCGGAGCACGGATGCCTCCGGCCAGCTGCGAACCACCGTGCAACGTGTGGATGTGGAGGCCCAGAGCCGCGAGCTCATCGTCCGATTGGATATCCAGGCGCTGGTGAGCAAAGAGCATGAACCCGCCTTGGTGAAGCCCCTCGTGGCCAGCCTGACCATACCCGAGAAGCGCGCCCCCATAGACCTGGTGATGCCGCGCGTGTTCATGCGGTCCGATGAGACCAACATGTCGCGACCGGCCAACGACGTGGGACTTGCCACCGTGATGCGCGAGGAGCTCACCCGCCGCGGCTTCCGCTTCGTGGACCGGGAGACCGATGCCGATCTGCTGCTTGATCTGCGCAGCAGCACCCGCATGGGAGGTGAGGCCAGCGGCTTCCATACGGCCTTTCTGGACATGACCTATACCATGCGCGACCGTGATACGGGCCATGTGATCCATGAGGGCGGCCGCCAGGGCGTGAAAGGCACGCAACTGGACGATCTGCGTGCTGGCATAGAGGCCTACAAGCGGGGCGCCCAGGAGATGCGCCGCGACCTTATCCCCGCGCTGATCGCCGCGCTGATGTAG
- a CDS encoding DUF4476 domain-containing protein has translation MKHLLTLSAALFFTTTFLAAQQTSDLVFFTDDGTKFTLVVDGDVKNEEPATRVVATGIRNESPVVIVRFADAGIPQMRKPGYFPLGKEYTVMITTNKKGERVLRPTGEAELGTAKPEAPVKPRPEGFADDRPAASPAPATTVEQSVGVGGVEQSTSVTVVEQSGTTGGENIQINMGINGMGINMGVRVDDGMGMGGSSTTTTTTTRTTTTTTTGGTVTTAPVTPAPAPVREPEVYRMPGYSGPVGCGMPMSGTEFADARKSIEGQSFEETRMTLARQIGRDRCFTTDQVKGIMGVFSFEDTKLEFAKYAYDRTHDIGNYYKVNEAFTFSSSVDELNKYIQTR, from the coding sequence ATGAAACACCTTCTTACCCTCTCCGCCGCGCTGTTCTTCACCACCACGTTTCTTGCGGCGCAACAGACCAGCGATCTGGTCTTCTTCACCGACGACGGCACCAAGTTCACCCTGGTGGTGGACGGTGACGTGAAGAACGAGGAACCCGCCACCCGCGTGGTGGCCACCGGCATCCGCAACGAATCGCCCGTGGTGATCGTGCGTTTCGCCGATGCGGGCATCCCCCAGATGCGCAAGCCGGGCTATTTCCCGCTGGGCAAGGAGTACACGGTGATGATCACCACCAACAAGAAAGGCGAGCGCGTGCTGCGCCCCACCGGTGAAGCGGAATTGGGCACGGCGAAACCCGAAGCGCCCGTGAAGCCCCGTCCTGAAGGCTTCGCCGACGACAGACCGGCGGCCAGCCCAGCGCCCGCCACCACCGTGGAGCAGAGCGTTGGCGTCGGTGGCGTGGAGCAATCCACGTCCGTGACAGTGGTCGAGCAGAGCGGCACCACCGGTGGCGAGAACATCCAGATCAACATGGGCATCAACGGCATGGGCATCAACATGGGCGTACGCGTGGACGACGGCATGGGCATGGGCGGTTCCTCCACCACGACCACCACCACCACGCGCACCACCACCACCACCACCACCGGTGGAACGGTGACCACAGCGCCGGTGACACCCGCCCCTGCACCGGTGCGCGAGCCCGAGGTCTATCGCATGCCGGGCTACAGCGGCCCGGTGGGTTGCGGCATGCCGATGAGCGGCACCGAGTTCGCCGATGCCCGCAAGAGCATCGAAGGCCAGAGCTTCGAGGAGACCCGCATGACCCTGGCGCGGCAGATCGGCCGTGACCGCTGCTTCACCACCGATCAGGTCAAGGGCATCATGGGCGTGTTCAGCTTCGAGGACACCAAGCTCGAGTTCGCCAAGTACGCCTACGACCGCACGCACGACATCGGCAACTACTACAAGGTGAACGAGGCCTTCACCTTCTCCAGTTCGGTGGATGAACTGAACAAGTACATCCAGACGCGCTGA
- a CDS encoding saccharopine dehydrogenase NADP-binding domain-containing protein → MRKILVLGAGRSSSSLIRYLIGNASAQDWRIAVADLDVAQAASAIGDGSAVAEAVALDAGDPRSRRALIGAHDLVISMLPATMHPDVVRDCLSERRHAITPSYVSDALRAMDPAIREAGLIMLNELGLDPGIDHMSAMRILDRVRGDGGEMIAFESHTGGLVAPESDTNAWGYKFSWNPRNVVLAGQGGAAKYIRDGRVKYVPYHRLFSSAGRVEVPGYGAFDAYANRDSLKYREVYGLEGIPTLLRGTLRRRGFCAAWDVFVRLGCTDDGYPMELPATATWPEYLAAFLSEHGPGSVREGLVQQLGIEPDGPIMMKLEELGLFGKDAIGVAGLSPAATLQHLLEQRWKLMPGDRDMVVMWHHFRYRMNGREHGLQASLVVEGQDAVDTAMARTVGLPVAMAAKLVLNGAISDRGVLLPLSPAIRDPILDELEGYGIVFQEIGETR, encoded by the coding sequence ATGCGCAAGATCCTTGTCCTCGGTGCCGGGCGATCGTCGTCGTCCCTGATCCGCTATCTCATCGGCAACGCATCGGCCCAGGATTGGCGGATCGCGGTGGCCGACCTGGATGTGGCCCAGGCCGCCAGTGCGATCGGCGATGGTTCAGCGGTGGCCGAAGCGGTGGCACTGGACGCGGGTGACCCGCGCAGCCGCCGCGCTTTGATCGGCGCGCACGACCTGGTGATCAGCATGCTGCCCGCCACCATGCACCCGGATGTGGTGCGCGACTGTCTTTCCGAACGGCGGCACGCCATCACACCAAGCTATGTGAGCGACGCCCTGCGTGCGATGGACCCCGCCATCCGCGAAGCAGGCTTGATCATGCTGAACGAACTCGGTCTGGACCCGGGTATCGACCACATGAGCGCCATGCGCATCCTCGATCGTGTCCGCGGCGATGGTGGCGAAATGATCGCTTTCGAGAGCCACACCGGCGGTCTTGTGGCCCCGGAAAGTGACACCAACGCCTGGGGCTACAAGTTCAGCTGGAACCCGCGCAACGTGGTGCTGGCCGGGCAGGGCGGTGCCGCGAAGTACATCCGCGACGGACGTGTGAAGTACGTCCCCTACCACCGCCTCTTCAGCAGTGCGGGGCGCGTGGAAGTGCCGGGCTACGGTGCGTTCGACGCCTACGCCAATCGTGATTCCCTGAAGTACCGTGAGGTCTACGGCCTGGAGGGCATCCCCACGCTGCTGCGCGGCACATTGCGGCGCCGGGGCTTCTGCGCCGCTTGGGACGTGTTCGTGCGTCTCGGCTGCACCGACGATGGATACCCGATGGAACTGCCGGCCACGGCCACCTGGCCTGAGTACCTGGCCGCCTTCCTGTCGGAGCATGGTCCAGGTTCGGTCCGCGAAGGTCTTGTCCAGCAATTGGGCATCGAGCCTGATGGACCGATCATGATGAAGCTGGAGGAACTGGGCCTGTTCGGGAAGGACGCGATCGGTGTGGCGGGGCTGAGCCCTGCCGCCACCTTGCAGCATCTGCTGGAACAACGCTGGAAGCTGATGCCTGGGGACCGCGACATGGTGGTGATGTGGCACCACTTCCGTTACCGAATGAACGGCCGGGAACACGGACTGCAAGCTTCGTTGGTGGTGGAGGGGCAAGATGCCGTGGATACCGCGATGGCCCGAACGGTGGGCTTGCCGGTGGCGATGGCCGCCAAGCTGGTGCTCAACGGGGCGATCTCCGACCGCGGCGTGTTGCTGCCCCTGTCCCCTGCCATCCGCGATCCCATCCTCGATGAACTTGAAGGCTACGGCATCGTGTTCCAGGAGATCGGGGAAACACGCTGA
- a CDS encoding methyltransferase, translating to MSASVFHFKRFSIRQDRCAMKVGTDAIIFGAWVRHAGAMRILDIGTGTGLLALIAAQRAPEAEVHAVEIDDDAAAQAAENFAASPWSDRVRAHRMDVRRMRSDGPFDLVVCNPPYYPGQSVPADERTRVAKHGAELSFEQLLEHVARLLAPAGRFAVIIPADREVEFLGIAERRGLLPARRCALRYVAHRPAKRIMLECSHGPLVVEREELVVEGDAARDRSPAVQALVADLLDR from the coding sequence ATGTCAGCGTCCGTTTTCCATTTCAAGCGGTTCAGCATCCGGCAGGACCGCTGCGCCATGAAGGTGGGCACCGACGCGATCATCTTCGGGGCCTGGGTGCGCCACGCGGGCGCCATGCGCATTCTGGACATCGGCACCGGCACCGGTCTGTTGGCCCTGATAGCGGCACAGCGCGCACCGGAAGCGGAGGTCCACGCGGTGGAGATCGATGATGATGCGGCAGCACAGGCCGCGGAGAACTTCGCCGCCAGCCCTTGGAGCGATCGGGTGCGTGCGCATCGCATGGACGTGCGGCGCATGCGAAGTGATGGGCCCTTCGACCTGGTCGTGTGCAACCCGCCCTACTATCCCGGCCAGTCGGTCCCGGCCGACGAACGCACGCGGGTGGCGAAACATGGTGCTGAACTCAGCTTCGAGCAGTTGTTGGAACACGTGGCGCGTCTGCTCGCCCCGGCAGGCCGCTTCGCCGTGATCATCCCAGCCGACAGGGAGGTGGAGTTCCTGGGGATCGCTGAAAGGCGGGGTCTGCTGCCTGCACGCCGATGCGCCTTGCGCTACGTCGCGCACCGTCCGGCGAAGCGGATCATGCTCGAATGTTCCCATGGGCCACTGGTAGTGGAGCGGGAGGAACTGGTGGTGGAAGGGGATGCGGCCCGGGACCGCAGCCCTGCGGTGCAGGCGTTGGTGGCCGACCTGCTGGACCGTTGA
- the rimM gene encoding 16S rRNA processing protein RimM, whose amino-acid sequence MDPESLHFIGRLGKPWGHRGELSLRLEVDDLDDLVHEGWLFVDIEGQRVPFRYTSLRDQGRAGVLVKFEDFHDPEAAGILVGRDVYAPPGLLADGSDESWDPESFIGMLVRDVEHGELGEVTGIEGTADNPVLSILHGGHEVMVPLVEDMIVDIDADAGLLTVRTPPGLIELYRG is encoded by the coding sequence ATGGACCCGGAAAGCCTGCATTTCATCGGCCGCTTGGGCAAACCATGGGGCCACCGGGGCGAATTGAGCCTTCGTTTGGAGGTTGACGACCTGGACGACCTGGTGCATGAGGGCTGGCTCTTCGTGGACATCGAAGGCCAGCGGGTCCCCTTCCGCTACACCAGCTTGCGCGACCAGGGCCGGGCCGGCGTACTGGTGAAATTCGAGGACTTCCATGATCCGGAGGCGGCTGGCATACTGGTGGGTCGCGATGTGTACGCGCCACCCGGACTGCTGGCCGATGGCAGTGATGAAAGCTGGGACCCTGAGAGTTTCATCGGCATGCTGGTGCGCGATGTGGAGCACGGTGAACTGGGCGAGGTCACCGGCATCGAAGGCACCGCGGACAATCCGGTGTTGTCCATTCTGCACGGCGGCCACGAGGTGATGGTGCCCTTGGTGGAGGACATGATCGTGGACATCGACGCCGATGCCGGACTGCTGACCGTGCGCACCCCGCCTGGCCTGATCGAGCTGTATCGGGGTTGA